Proteins encoded within one genomic window of Manis pentadactyla isolate mManPen7 chromosome 4, mManPen7.hap1, whole genome shotgun sequence:
- the CACNG1 gene encoding voltage-dependent calcium channel gamma-1 subunit isoform X1, whose translation MSQSKAPKVRATLFCILVGIVLAVVAVVTDHWAVLSPEVGQHNATCEAAHFGLWRICIKRLFVSSSREKSCGPISLPGEKNCSYFRHFNPGESSEIFEVTTQKEYSISAAAIAIFSLGFQIMGTILVLLSFRKKRDYLLRPASMFYAFAGLCIFVSVEVMRQSVKRMIDSEHTAWIEHSYSWSFACACAAFVLLFLGGLALLLFSLPRMPQNPWESCMDAEPEH comes from the exons ATGTCCCAGAGCAAAGCACCGAAGGTCCGAGCCACGCTCTTCTGCATCCTGGTGGGCATCGTGCTGGCCGTGGTGGCCGTCGTGACCGACCACTGGGCCGTGCTGAGCCCCGAGGTGGGGCAGCACAATGCCACCTGCGAGGCGGCCCACTTCGGCCTCTGGCGGATTTGCATCAAGCGGCTGTTCGTGAGCAGCAGCCGGGAAAAGAGCTGCGGACCCATCAGCCTGCCTGGGG AGAAAAACTGTTCCTACTTCAGGCATTTTAACCCAGGCGAGAGCTCAGAGATCTTTGAAGTCACCACTCAGAAAG AGTACAGCATCTCGGCCGCCGCCATCGCCATCTTCAGCCTCGGCTTCCAAATCATGGGCACCATCCTCGTGCTGCTGTCGTTCAGGAAGAAGCGGGATTACCTGCTGCGGCCTGCGTCCATGTTCTATGCCTTTGCAG GTCTCTGCATCTTTGTCTCGGTGGAGGTCATGCGGCAGTCGGTGAAGCGCATGATCGACAGCGAGCACACGGCGTGGATCGAGCACTCCTACTCCTGGTCCTTCGCCTGCGCCTGCGCCGCCTTTGTCCTCCTCTTCCTTGGCGGCCTCGCCCTcctgctcttctccctgcctcGGATGCCCCAGAACCCCTGGGAGTCCTGCATGGACGCCGAGCCTGAGCACTAG
- the CACNG1 gene encoding voltage-dependent calcium channel gamma-1 subunit isoform X2: protein MSQSKAPKVRATLFCILVGIVLAVVAVVTDHWAVLSPEVGQHNATCEAAHFGLWRICIKRLFVSSSREKSCGPISLPGEKNCSYFRHFNPGESSEIFEVTTQKEYSISAAAIAIFSLGFQIMGTILVLLSFRKKRDYLLRPASMFYAFAGHAAVGEAHDRQRAHGVDRALLLLVLRLRLRRLCPPLPWRPRPPALLPASDAPEPLGVLHGRRA, encoded by the exons ATGTCCCAGAGCAAAGCACCGAAGGTCCGAGCCACGCTCTTCTGCATCCTGGTGGGCATCGTGCTGGCCGTGGTGGCCGTCGTGACCGACCACTGGGCCGTGCTGAGCCCCGAGGTGGGGCAGCACAATGCCACCTGCGAGGCGGCCCACTTCGGCCTCTGGCGGATTTGCATCAAGCGGCTGTTCGTGAGCAGCAGCCGGGAAAAGAGCTGCGGACCCATCAGCCTGCCTGGGG AGAAAAACTGTTCCTACTTCAGGCATTTTAACCCAGGCGAGAGCTCAGAGATCTTTGAAGTCACCACTCAGAAAG AGTACAGCATCTCGGCCGCCGCCATCGCCATCTTCAGCCTCGGCTTCCAAATCATGGGCACCATCCTCGTGCTGCTGTCGTTCAGGAAGAAGCGGGATTACCTGCTGCGGCCTGCGTCCATGTTCTATGCCTTTGCAG GTCATGCGGCAGTCGGTGAAGCGCATGATCGACAGCGAGCACACGGCGTGGATCGAGCACTCCTACTCCTGGTCCTTCGCCTGCGCCTGCGCCGCCTTTGTCCTCCTCTTCCTTGGCGGCCTCGCCCTcctgctcttctccctgcctcGGATGCCCCAGAACCCCTGGGAGTCCTGCATGGACGCCGAGCCTGA